Proteins encoded together in one Branchiostoma floridae strain S238N-H82 chromosome 18, Bfl_VNyyK, whole genome shotgun sequence window:
- the LOC118406183 gene encoding late histone H2A.1-like: MSGRGKGKAAGAKAAGSQRTKSAKAGLQFPVGHIKRYLSKGKYAERIGARAPVYLAAVLEYLTAEVLELSGNAARDNKKSRIIPRHIQLAVRNDEELNQLMSGGTIAQGGVLPNIHNQLLPKKTGKKTAGESHPSSQSQEY; the protein is encoded by the coding sequence ATGTCTGGACGCGGTAAGGGAAAAGCAGCGGGCGCCAAAGCCGCCGGTAGCCAGCGGACCAAGTCAGCTAAGGCGGGTCTACAGTTCCCAGTCGGCCATATCAAGAGATATCTGTCCAAGGGCAAGTACGCGGAGCGGATAGGAGCGCGCGCTCCCGTGTACCTGGCGGCCGTGCTGGAGTACCTCACCGCTGAAGTTTTGGAGCTGTCCGGTAATGCGGCCAGAGACAACAAGAAGAGCAGGATCATACCCCGCCATATCCAGCTTGCGGTGAGAAACGACGAGGAGTTGAACCAGCTCATGTCGGGAGGGACCATCGCACAAGGCGGCGTGCTGCCAAACATCCACAACCAGCTCCTGCCCAAGAAAACCGGGAAGAAAACCGCCGGCGAGTCCCACCCGTCTTCACAGTCACAGGAGTACTGA